In Nicotiana tabacum cultivar K326 chromosome 2, ASM71507v2, whole genome shotgun sequence, the following proteins share a genomic window:
- the LOC107831457 gene encoding CBL-interacting serine/threonine-protein kinase 11-like — MPEIEQFSGANTAPSESCLFGKYEVGKLLGCGAFAKVYHARDIRNGQSVAVKVINKKRIANPTLMTNIKREISIMRRLSHPHIVKLFEVLATKTKIYFIMEFVKGGELFSKISKQGRFSEDLSRKYFQQLILAVRYCHSRGVYHRDLKPENLLVDENGDLKVSDFGLSALTEQVQQDGLLYTLCGTPAYVAPEILTKKGYDGEKVDIWSCGIILFVLNAGYLPFNDPNLMVMYKKIYKGEFRCPKWMSTDLKRFLSRLLDTNPMTRISIDEIIKDPWFRKSLKRIKFFQEDIANEEQLEDDDDIKKTSMNAFDLISFSSGLNLSGLFNESGNPMENSEKAVVEGIPEKIMERVEELAKKENIKVKRKKEWGMEIKVQNGKFTMSLDVYSLTDRFTVVEVERTDGDAALYRELWTNKIKPLILGQLLLSGS; from the coding sequence ATGCCTGAAATCGAACAATTTTCCGGGGCCAATACGGCCCCTTCAGAGAGCTGCCTATTTGGTAAATATGAAGTCGGAAAGTTACTTGGGTGTGGTGCATTTGCCAAAGTGTACCACGCTAGAGACATTAGAAATGGTCAAAGCGTTGCAGTCAAAGTTATCAACAAGAAGAGAATTGCCAACCCGACTTTGATGACAAACATCAAACGTGAAATCTCAATTATGCGTCGATTAAGTCACCCCCATATAGTCAAACTCTTCGAAGTTCTTGCGACAAAAACAAAGATCTATTTTATCATGGAGTTTGTCAAAGGAGGTGAATTATTCAGCAAAATTTCCAAGCAGGGTCGGTTCAGCGAAGATCTGAGCCGCAAATATTTCCAGCAACTCATATTAGCCGTACGATATTGTCATTCTCGTGGGGTGTACCATCGTGATTTGAAACCAGAAAATCTGCTTGTTGACGAAAATGGTGATCTCAAAGTGTCCGATTTTGGGCTCAGTGCGTTGACGGAGCAAGTACAACAAGATGGGCTTTTATACACGCTTTGTGGAACGCCAGCATACGTAGCACCAGAGATTCTAACAAAAAAAGGATACGATGGAGAAAAAGTGGATATTTGGTCATGTGGGATAATTCTCTTCGTGTTAAATGCTGGTTACCTTCCATTCAACGATCCAAACCTAATGGTCATGTACAAAAAGATTTACAAAGGCGAGTTTCGATGTCCTAAATGGATGTCAACCGATCTCAAACGGTTTTTATCTCGTCTTTTAGATACTAATCCAATGACAAGAATTTCAATTGATGAAATCATCAAAGATCCCTGGTTCAGAAAAAGTCTTAAACGTATTAAATTCTTTCAAGAGGATATTGCAAATGAGGAGCAGCTggaagatgatgatgatattAAGAAAACATCAATGAACGCGTTCGATTTAATTTCATTTTCGTCGGGATTGAACCTTTCGGGATTATTCAACGAGTCAGGTAATCCGATGGAAAATTCAGAAAAGGCAGTGGTCGAAGGGATACCGGAGAAAATAATGGAGAGAGTGGAGGAGTTGGCAAAGAAGGAGAATATTAAAGTGAAGAGGAAGAAAGAATGGGGAATGGAGATCAAAGTGCAAAATGGTAAATTCACCATGTCTCTCGATGTTTACAGTTTAACTGATCGTTTCACAGTTGTGGAAGTTGAAAGAACAGATGGAGATGCTGCTTTGTATAGAGAGCTATGGACGAATAAAATTAAGCCGCTAATACTAGGTCAACTACTGCTTTCCGGTAGCTAA